The Juglans regia cultivar Chandler chromosome 2, Walnut 2.0, whole genome shotgun sequence genome includes a window with the following:
- the LOC108996730 gene encoding CBS domain-containing protein CBSCBSPB5-like, whose amino-acid sequence MASQGGASRRSLSLMNKSKNSENEGLDHTRKSVLSSRSMGPTGERTVKRLRLSKALTLPEQTTILEACRRMADRRVDALLLTDSNALLCGILTDKDIATRVIAREVNLEETHVSKVMTRNPVFVLSDTLAVEALQKMVQGRFRHLPVVESGEVVALLDIAKCLYDAIARMERAAEKGKAIAAAVEGVEKHWGTSVSGPNTFIETLRERMFRPSLSTIIPENSKVVTVSPTETVLATTKKMLELRLSSAVVTIDNKPRGILTSKDILMRVIAQNLPPESTSVEKVMTPNPECATVDTPIVDALHSMHDGKFLHLPVVDRDGAVVAVVDVIHITHAAVATAGSTTGISNEATNTMMQKFWDSAMALSNHDDEDTQSEGSFKLASEGTEAGKSLPFPSPNLPNSFAYKIQDKKGRMHRFTCGAHSLADLIAAILQRVGDDIDPNRLPQILYEDEDHDKVVLASDNDLAAAVDHAKSAGWKGLKLHLDYSGVRGRRRATGSGDLDYANADAWASAYSAVAAGAALVAGLGVLAFLRRST is encoded by the exons ATGGCGAGCCAAGGCGGTGCTTCAAGAAGAAGTCTATCATTAATGAACAAAAGTAAAAACTCGGAGAATGAAGGCCTTGATCATACGCGAAAATCTGTTTTATCTTCGCGCTCTAT GGGGCCAACTGGAGAGCGCACTGTAAAAAGGCTGCGGCTCTCGAAGGCTCTGACGCTTCCTGAACAAACAACTATTCTTGAGGCTTGCCGTCGGATGGCTGATCGTAGGGTTGATGCTTTATTGCTAACTGACTCCAATGCATTACTTTGTGGAATCCTTACAGACAAG GATATAGCGACTAGAGTTATTGCCCGTGAGGTTAACCTTGAGGAGACACATGTTTCCAAAGTTATGACGAGAAACCCGGTTTTTGTTCTTTCTGACACTCTTGCTGTAGAAGCCCTTCAGAAGATGGTGCAAG GAAGATTCAGACATTTGCCAGTAGTGGAGAGTGGGGAGGTCGTTGCTTTACTTGATATAGCAAAGTGTTTATATGATGCCATTGCACGTATGGAAAGGGCAGCTGAAAAGGGTAAGGCTATTGCCGCAGCTGTTGAAGGCGTCGAAAAACATTGGGGGACATCAGTTTCAG GTCCCAATACCTTCATTGAAACACTTCGGGAGCGGATGTTTAGGCCTTCTCTGTCTACAATCATTCCGGAGAATTCAAA GGTTGTAACGGTTTCCCCGACAGAAACAGTTTTAGCAACAACAAAGAAGATGCTTGAACTTCGATTAAGCTCTGCAGTTGTGACAATTGATAACAAACCGCGGGGAATACTTAC TTCAAAGGATATCTTGATGCGGGTAATAGCACAAAATCTTCCTCCAGAGTCCACTTCAGTGGAGAag GTCATGACACCGAATCCAGAATGTGCTACGGTAGATACACCAATTGTTGATGCACTGCATAGTATGCATGATGGGAAGTTTTTGCATCTTCCTGTAGTAGATAGAG ATGGAGCTGTGGTTGCTGTTGTGGATGTGATACATATCACTCATGCTGCTGTAGCTACA GCTGGAAGTACTACTGGCATCAGTAATGAAGCCACAAACACTATGATGCAAAAGTTCTGGGATTCCGCCATGGCCTTAAGCAACCATGATGATGAAGATACACAAAG TGAAGGTTCCTTTAAATTGGCTTCAGAAGGAACGGAGGCTGGGAAATCACTTCCTTTTCCCTCACCAAACCTGCCAAATTCATTTGCTTATAAAATCCAAGACAAGAAGGGAAGAATGCATAGGTTTACTTGCG GTGCCCACAGTTTGGCAGATCTCATAGCTGCAATCCTTCAGAGGGTGGGAGATGACATTGATCCCAACAGGCTACCTCAAATTCTG TATGAAGATGAAGACCATGATAAAGTTGTACTAGCATCAGATAACGATCTGGCTGCTGCTGTGGACCATGCAAAGTCAGCTGGTTGGAAG GGATTGAAATTGCATTTAGATTATTCAGGAGTACGTGGTCGAAGGAGAGCTACCGGTTCAGGCGATTTGGATTATGCCAATGCAGATGCATGGGCCTCTGCATATAGCGCTGTTGCAGCAGGAGCTGCCCTTGTTGCTGGATTAGGTGTATTAGCATTCTTGAGAAGATCAACCTAA
- the LOC108996489 gene encoding non-specific phospholipase C6-like, translated as MGSSKTRLPGPPSFTCIFFLFLTQSWVLPPAHFASAVPPPQQPIKTIVVLVMENRSFDHMLGWMKKAINPLINGVTGKECNPVSTKNPNSESVCFTDDSEFVDPNPGHSFEAVAQQVFGSASIPSMTGFVEQALSVFPNHSETVMKGFRPQAVPVYATLVREFAVFDRWFSSLPGPTQPNRLFVYSATSHGSTSHVKKQLALGYPQKTIFDSLHENGMNFGIYFQNIPTTLFYRNLRKLKYIFKFHPFDSKFKKDALKGKLPSLTVIEPRYFDLNGMPANDDHPSHDVANGQKLVKEVYETLRASPQWNQTLLVITYDEHGGFYDHVQTPYVNVPNPDGNTGPAPYFFKFDRLGVRVPTIMVSPWIKKGTVISGPKGPAPNSEFEHSSIPATIKKMFNLSSNFLTHRDAWAGTFERVVGELTSPRTDCPETLPDVAPLRTTEAKEDSELSEFQSEVVQLAAVLNGDHFLSSFPNEMTSKMNVKAAHDYVKGAVARFTRASKEAIKLGAEQSAIVDMRSSLTTRSSTHN; from the exons ATGGGAAGTTCCAAAACCAGGTTACCAGGTCCACCTTCATTTACCtgcattttctttctatttctcacACAATCATGGGTTTTGCCACCCGCCCATTTTGCCTCAGCAGTCCCGCCACCCCAACAACCCATCAAAACTATTGTTGTTTTGGTCATGGAGAACAGATCCTTTGACCACATGCTTGGATGGATGAAAAAAGCCATTAACCCATTAATCAATGGAGTCACAGGAAAAGAATGCAACCCGGTTTCCACCAAAAACCCAAACTCAGAGTCCGTTTGCTTCACAGATGATTCTGAGTTCGTGGATCCGAATCCGGGACACTCCTTTGAGGCAGTGGCGCAACAGGTATTTGGCTCTGCTTCCATTCCTTCCATGACTGGTTTTGTGGAACAAGCACTGTCAGTTTTCCCAAACCACTCGGAAACTGTCATGAAAGGCTTCCGACCTCAAGCCGTGCCAGTCTACGCTACTTTGGTTCGTGAATTTGCGGTCTTTGATAGATGGTTTTCTTCACTCCCCGGCCCAACTCAACCCAATAGGCTGTTTGTGTATTCGGCTACTTCTCATGGTTCAACGTCCCACGTTAAGAAGCAATTGGCTTTAGGGTATCCACAAAAAACCATATTTGATTCTCTTCATGAGAATGGAATGAACTTTGGGATCTACTTCCAAAACATACCCACAACTCTcttttatagaaatttgaggaaaTTAAAGTACATATTCAAGTTCCACCCGTTTGATTCAAAGTTCAAGAAAGATGCTTTAAAAGGTAAACTTCCAAGCTTAACCGTAATCGAGCCGAGGTATTTCGATCTAAATGGAATGCCTGCAAATGATGATCACCCTTCTCATGATGTGGCTAATGGGCAAAAACTAGTTAAGGAGGTTTATGAGACATTGAGAGCAAGTCCGCAGTGGAATCAGACCCTTTTGGTCATTACCTATGATGAACATGGTGGGTTCTATGATCATGTCCAGACTCCTTATGTTAATGTTCCTAATCCAGATGGGAACACAGGACCTGCTccttatttcttcaaatttgataGGCTTGGTGTTCGTGTACCCACAATTATGGTCTCTCCTTGGATTAAGAAAGGGACTG TGATAAGTGGCCCAAAAGGGCCTGCTCCAAACTCCGAGTTCGAGCATTCTTCAATCCCCGCAACCATAAAGAAGATGTTCAACCTCTCCTCTAACTTCCTGACTCACAGGGATGCATGGGCTGGGACATTTGAGCGGGTTGTTGGGGAATTAACCTCTCCCAGAACCGATTGCCCCG AGACCCTTCCAGATGTGGCACCTTTGAGGACAACAGAAGCAAAGGAAGATAGTGAGCTATCCGAGTTTCAGAGTGAGGTAGTTCAACTAGCAGCTGTTCTCAATGGGGATCACTTCTTGAGCAGCTTCCCAAATGAAATGACCAGCAAAATGAATGTAAAAGCAGCGCATGATTATGTGAAGGGTGCCGTTGCAAGGTTCACAAGAGCAAGCAAAGAAGCCATCAAGTTAGGCGCAGAGCAGTCTGCCATTGTTGATATGAGATCATCCCTCACTACCAGATCCTCAACTCATAATTAA
- the LOC108996363 gene encoding mediator of RNA polymerase II transcription subunit 30-like isoform X1, protein MEEKTATAITNPKSTQELAMDGQKLLEETIESAFHILSSMNDELCNPALWSTISSASSSSLSSTSSTANITSIPNGPSQSSNGIANGDAASSDTHHIESGGGSGGALEEARFRYKSSVNSLRAVLAAIPNSEKAKSFELGSTPSGPLSPAGQDEIEKLEERASGLRKELASKNRYLKVLIDQLRDLITDVSTWQSPCSI, encoded by the exons ATGGAAGAGAAAACCGCGACTGCGATAACGAACCCAAAGTCCACTCAAGAGCTGGCAATGGATGGCCAGAAGCTTCTAGAAGAAACCATAGAGTCCGCCTTTCATATCCTCTCTTCCATGAACGACGAGCTCTGCAACCCCGCCTTATGGTCCACCatttcttctgcttcttcttcttctttatcatctacTTCTAGTACTGCTAATATAACCTCAATTCCTAATGGTCCTTCGCAATCCTCGAACGGTATCGCCAATGGCGACGCGGCCTCTTCCGATACGCATCACATAGAGAGTGGTGGTGGTAGTGGAGGAGCGCTCGAAGAGGCTCGTTTTCGGTATAAGAGTTCCGTGAACTCGCTTCGTGCAGTTCTCGCCGCAATCCCCAACTCTGAGAAG GCGAAATCGTTTGAATTGGGTTCAACTCCAAGTGGTCCGCTATCCCCAGCAGGTcaggatgagattgagaagttaGAAGAGCGAGCCTCTGGTTTAAGAAAG GAACTTGCAAGCAAGAACAGGTATCTCAAGGTTCTCATAGATCAACTACGAGATCTTATTACTGACGTATCCACATGGCAAAGCCCTTGTTCCATATGA
- the LOC108996363 gene encoding mediator of RNA polymerase II transcription subunit 30-like isoform X2: MEEKTATAITNPKSTQELAMDGQKLLEETIESAFHILSSMNDELCNPALWSTISSASSSSLSSTSSTANITSIPNGPSQSSNGIANGDAASSDTHHIESGGGSGGALEEARFRYKSSVNSLRAVLAAIPNSEKELASKNRYLKVLIDQLRDLITDVSTWQSPCSI, from the exons ATGGAAGAGAAAACCGCGACTGCGATAACGAACCCAAAGTCCACTCAAGAGCTGGCAATGGATGGCCAGAAGCTTCTAGAAGAAACCATAGAGTCCGCCTTTCATATCCTCTCTTCCATGAACGACGAGCTCTGCAACCCCGCCTTATGGTCCACCatttcttctgcttcttcttcttctttatcatctacTTCTAGTACTGCTAATATAACCTCAATTCCTAATGGTCCTTCGCAATCCTCGAACGGTATCGCCAATGGCGACGCGGCCTCTTCCGATACGCATCACATAGAGAGTGGTGGTGGTAGTGGAGGAGCGCTCGAAGAGGCTCGTTTTCGGTATAAGAGTTCCGTGAACTCGCTTCGTGCAGTTCTCGCCGCAATCCCCAACTCTGAGAAG GAACTTGCAAGCAAGAACAGGTATCTCAAGGTTCTCATAGATCAACTACGAGATCTTATTACTGACGTATCCACATGGCAAAGCCCTTGTTCCATATGA